One genomic region from Kwoniella shivajii chromosome 6, complete sequence encodes:
- a CDS encoding ribosomal protein L22, whose amino-acid sequence MVRYASAHVVAGNPEKFAKARGEYVRTHFKNMREVAAALTGLPLKKAYTYLADVQDHKQIIPFRRFAGGIGRASQAKQFKTTKGRWPEKSVQFILRLLKNAESNADAKDLEVEELIIKNIVVQQAPKTRRRTYRAHGRINPYQGHPCHIEIILSTPSSEVPRAKDLDVTNTSSKKGKTIAAIEA is encoded by the exons ATG GTTCGATACGCCTCTGCCCACGTCGTCGCCGGCAACCCCGAGAAGT TTGCCAAAGCTCGAGGAGAGTACGTCAGGACTCATTTCAAGAACATGCGAGAGGTTGCCGCTGCTCTTACTG GTTTACCCCTTAAGAAAGCTTACACCTACCTTGCTGATGTTCAAGACCACAAGCAAATCATCCCTTTCAGACGTTTCGCTGGTGGTATCGGTCGAGCTTCTCAAGCTAAGCAATTCAAGACCACCAAAG GTCGATGGCCCGAGAAGTCTGTTCAATTCATCCTCCGTCTTCTTAAGAACGCCGAGTCCAACGCCGACGCTAAGGATCTCGAGGTTGAGGAATTGATCATCAAGAACATCGTCGTTCAACAAGCTCCCAAAACCCGACGAAGAACTTACCGAGCTCACGGTCGAAT CAACCCTTACCAAGGTCACCCTTGTCACATCGAAATCATCCTCTCCACCCCATCATCCGAGGTTCCCAGAGCCAAGGACCTCGACGTCACCAACACCAGCtcaaagaagggaaagacCATCGCCGCCATTGAGGCATAA